One region of Mucilaginibacter gotjawali genomic DNA includes:
- a CDS encoding endonuclease MutS2: MPHTRNNTDKLGFAEVKELIKAHCLSEMGRQMVDKIQVMHNFDQISKFLGQANEFKNILQNDDALPIHHFFDIKTLANKTRIEGVFLSEEEFYQVHASLTTVFAVIAYFNEREGLYPNLEALFEHLPIEKAIIKKIDMVIDQKGKIRPNASRDLQEITSGIARAEQEARKKIDQVFKNAGSNGWTADGSLTIRDGRLCIPLLAENKRKLKGFIHDESASGQTVYMEPEEVFTLNNRIRDLEFDRRREIIKILTALTDELRPYVPLLLSYHSLLTKLDFVRAKALFAIDIEAEMPQLVNEASIKLTNARHPLLLLNFKKEHKTVVPLNVQIDEHTRIVVVSGPNAGGKSVCMKTVGLLQTMVQAGLLISASEASVVGVFKQLFVDIGDDQSLESDLSTYSAHLSKMKEFVEQANGRTLVLIDEFGTGTDPQFGGPIAEAVLESLNHKKVKGMVTTHYSNLKIFASHTEGIENASMLFDNKEMKPLYMLEVGKPGSSYAFEIAQKIGLPQNVLNLAKNKISAGQKKVDTLLVDLEREKKEIYDTRIALEKQQRQVNALLAENETLKSYLEENKKALIRDAKDQAKNIILNANKLVENTISEIKSSNADKEKTRVLRENLNAELQKNTIKPIVAKPLPADEEIKPGDWVKLADSETTGQVIEIIKDNVVIAIGDLRTVAKKKRIIKVAKSTVPKEIRRNYNSQTGDMASFNPEIDVRGMRTEDALSNIERLFDRALMMGFGNLKIIHGKGDGILRKMIRQYLKKYDQVDRMEDEHADRGGDGITYVYFK; this comes from the coding sequence ATGCCCCACACCCGAAATAATACCGATAAACTGGGTTTTGCCGAGGTAAAGGAATTAATTAAAGCACATTGCCTTAGCGAAATGGGCCGGCAAATGGTCGACAAGATCCAGGTGATGCATAATTTCGACCAGATCAGTAAGTTTCTGGGCCAGGCTAACGAGTTCAAAAATATTTTGCAGAATGATGATGCGTTGCCCATTCACCACTTTTTTGATATAAAAACGCTTGCCAATAAAACCAGGATTGAAGGCGTTTTTTTAAGTGAAGAAGAATTTTACCAGGTACATGCGTCATTAACAACCGTATTTGCCGTAATTGCCTATTTTAACGAGCGGGAAGGTTTATATCCCAACCTGGAAGCCCTGTTTGAACATTTACCCATTGAAAAAGCGATCATTAAAAAGATCGATATGGTTATTGACCAGAAAGGGAAGATCAGGCCAAACGCATCGCGCGACTTACAGGAGATTACCTCGGGCATTGCACGTGCCGAACAGGAAGCCCGCAAAAAGATAGACCAGGTGTTTAAAAATGCCGGCAGCAATGGCTGGACGGCCGATGGCTCGTTAACCATACGTGACGGCCGCCTGTGTATCCCCTTACTGGCAGAAAATAAGCGAAAATTAAAAGGCTTTATTCATGATGAATCTGCATCCGGCCAAACGGTTTACATGGAACCGGAAGAAGTTTTTACCTTAAACAACCGCATCCGCGATCTTGAATTTGACCGCAGGCGCGAGATCATCAAAATACTAACGGCTTTAACTGATGAGCTAAGGCCTTATGTGCCTTTGCTGTTATCGTACCACAGCCTGTTAACCAAACTTGATTTTGTAAGGGCAAAAGCACTTTTCGCAATTGATATCGAAGCAGAAATGCCACAGCTGGTAAACGAAGCCAGTATAAAGCTAACCAATGCCAGGCACCCGCTTTTATTGCTGAATTTTAAAAAGGAGCATAAAACAGTAGTGCCGCTGAACGTGCAGATTGATGAGCATACCCGGATTGTAGTGGTATCCGGGCCAAATGCTGGTGGTAAGTCGGTTTGCATGAAAACGGTTGGCCTATTGCAAACCATGGTGCAGGCAGGCTTGCTGATCTCCGCATCCGAAGCGAGCGTTGTTGGGGTGTTTAAACAGTTGTTTGTGGATATAGGCGATGATCAGTCGCTTGAGAGTGATTTGAGTACCTATAGCGCCCATCTTTCGAAAATGAAAGAGTTTGTTGAACAGGCCAACGGGAGAACACTGGTTTTGATTGATGAATTTGGAACAGGAACTGATCCCCAATTTGGTGGGCCCATTGCCGAGGCAGTGCTGGAATCATTAAATCATAAAAAGGTAAAAGGTATGGTGACCACCCATTACTCGAACCTGAAAATTTTTGCCAGCCATACCGAAGGGATAGAGAACGCATCGATGCTGTTTGATAACAAGGAAATGAAGCCACTTTATATGCTTGAAGTGGGTAAACCCGGCAGTTCATATGCGTTTGAGATCGCTCAAAAAATTGGCTTGCCTCAAAATGTGCTTAACCTGGCCAAAAATAAGATCAGCGCGGGGCAGAAGAAGGTAGACACCCTGTTGGTTGACCTGGAACGTGAGAAAAAGGAAATCTACGATACCCGGATAGCGCTTGAAAAACAGCAGCGACAGGTAAACGCCCTGCTTGCCGAAAATGAAACGCTGAAAAGTTACCTGGAAGAAAATAAAAAGGCGCTGATAAGGGATGCCAAAGATCAGGCAAAAAATATCATCTTAAATGCCAATAAACTGGTTGAAAATACCATCTCCGAAATTAAAAGCAGCAATGCGGATAAGGAGAAAACCCGCGTTTTGAGGGAAAACCTGAACGCCGAACTTCAAAAAAACACAATTAAGCCGATTGTTGCTAAACCATTACCTGCAGACGAAGAGATAAAACCCGGCGATTGGGTTAAATTAGCCGACAGCGAAACAACAGGACAGGTGATAGAGATCATTAAAGATAACGTGGTAATTGCCATTGGCGATTTACGTACGGTGGCTAAAAAGAAACGGATTATTAAAGTTGCTAAATCAACGGTACCAAAAGAGATCAGGCGGAATTACAACAGCCAAACCGGAGATATGGCCAGTTTTAACCCCGAAATTGATGTTAGGGGCATGCGCACAGAAGATGCCCTTAGTAATATTGAAAGGCTGTTTGACCGCGCACTAATGATGGGTTTTGGCAATTTAAAGATCATTCATGGTAAAGGCGATGGTATTTTACGCAAGATGATCAGGCAATACCTAAAAAAATACGACCAGGTTGACCGCATGGAAGATGAACATGCCGATAGGGGCGGGGATGGTATTACCTACGTATATTTTAAATAA
- a CDS encoding DUF4296 domain-containing protein codes for MHKYITLFFSVSLLLFACTAGKSNGKIIEHDQMVRLLTDIHILDGSLYNAVSQSPDTLYKYGTARYLTLFKKYHVDSIEFRRSLKYYTTQPIEFQAMYDKILVDLQAKTDSINKKLLKTTNAPHPK; via the coding sequence ATGCATAAATATATCACCTTGTTTTTTTCAGTAAGCTTACTTTTATTTGCTTGCACGGCCGGTAAAAGTAACGGCAAAATTATAGAACATGACCAGATGGTCAGGCTATTAACAGATATTCATATACTCGATGGCAGTTTGTACAATGCTGTTTCGCAAAGCCCGGATACCTTGTATAAATACGGTACGGCCAGGTATCTTACCTTATTTAAAAAATATCATGTTGATTCAATTGAGTTCAGGCGGAGCCTGAAATATTATACTACACAGCCGATTGAGTTCCAGGCGATGTACGATAAAATACTGGTCGACCTGCAAGCCAAAACTGATTCCATTAATAAGAAACTACTTAAAACTACTAATGCCCCACACCCGAAATAA
- a CDS encoding SGNH/GDSL hydrolase family protein, which yields MNLKISFFVIAIAAGLQCGAQTIVKCTNSHIRYSGRIAMTDSTAELSWSASSITVNFSGTGISAVLKDERSDNNYNVIVDGRVTSIIHPELTKKTYQLATGLPAGKHTLELFKRTEWAMGKTWFYQFELNKGDKILSPPTAQKRKIEFFGNSITCGYADEDTTGKDRGTSPYENGYLSYAAITARHFNAEMHNTSKSGIGITVSWFPLIMSEMYDRLDATDPNSKWDFSKYTPQVVVINLFQNDSWIVKLPDNEQFKARFGTTPPTPEFIINAYQSFVKTVRAKYPDAKIICILGSMDATRAGSPWPGYIDKAVAGLNDKNIYTHFIPYKNTNGHPSVKEQQTMADDLIGFMEKSITW from the coding sequence ATGAATTTAAAAATAAGTTTTTTCGTTATTGCCATTGCCGCCGGTTTACAATGCGGCGCTCAAACGATTGTTAAATGTACTAACTCTCATATCCGTTATTCGGGACGCATAGCGATGACAGACAGTACTGCTGAATTATCGTGGTCGGCCAGTTCAATAACTGTTAATTTCAGCGGAACGGGGATAAGCGCCGTACTGAAAGACGAACGCTCCGATAATAATTATAATGTGATTGTGGATGGTAGGGTTACCAGCATTATCCATCCCGAATTAACCAAAAAAACTTATCAATTAGCCACTGGATTACCGGCCGGGAAACATACCCTTGAATTGTTTAAGCGCACCGAATGGGCCATGGGTAAAACCTGGTTTTACCAGTTCGAGCTTAATAAAGGTGATAAAATTTTATCACCACCAACAGCTCAAAAACGCAAAATAGAGTTTTTCGGTAATTCAATTACCTGTGGCTATGCCGACGAAGATACCACTGGTAAAGACCGCGGCACCAGCCCGTATGAAAATGGCTACCTGAGCTATGCGGCCATAACTGCCCGCCATTTTAATGCCGAAATGCATAATACTTCCAAAAGCGGCATCGGCATAACAGTAAGCTGGTTTCCGCTTATCATGTCAGAGATGTATGATCGCCTTGATGCCACCGACCCTAACAGCAAATGGGACTTTTCAAAATACACACCGCAGGTGGTAGTTATCAACTTATTTCAAAATGATTCCTGGATCGTTAAGTTGCCGGATAATGAGCAATTTAAAGCGCGGTTCGGCACAACGCCACCTACGCCTGAGTTTATAATCAACGCCTATCAAAGCTTTGTCAAAACTGTGCGTGCCAAATATCCGGATGCAAAGATCATTTGCATATTGGGCAGCATGGATGCTACCAGGGCTGGTTCGCCATGGCCGGGATATATTGATAAAGCAGTAGCCGGTCTGAATGATAAAAATATCTACACTCACTTTATCCCTTATAAGAACACCAACGGGCACCCAAGCGTTAAAGAACAACAAACAATGGCCGATGACCTGATAGGCTTTATGGAGAAAAGTATTACATGGTAA